The window atacatgaacctgggctGTTATAGCTCCATGACCCATCATGTCTCCCTGTTTATATTACGATCGTTATAGCGCTAAGATCATAGACCAAGCAATATGTTTGGTCTATTAATCTATACATGCAAAACTGTTTGCAATCAGAATTTATATTCAATAACTATTTTAAAAAATCATGCATCTTTAATTCGTCAACACTTACTATAACTCGATGATAATGTCCTAGATGCCAATTATATTGGCCAACTGAATCAGTGAGAGCCAATATTGATAAAAGAAGattttaaaatataataaaaatatatgtgATTCATGGTTAGAATGCGTTCTTGCATATTTGTATCAAAGTTCACAAGTGTACAGTACCTTCTCAGAAGACCTGCACTCTGTGGTTCTCCCGGTCGCAGACGAGGATGTTTCCATTTGACATAACCGCCACACCTTCAAGGCCCTTGAATTCTCCCTCTCCAGATCCCCAGCAGCCGAATGCCCTTAGGAAGGAGCCGTCGGGGTGGAAGATCTGTATACGGTTGTTGCCACTGTCAGCCACGAAGATGTATCCTTGGTCGTCTACAGCCACTCCCCTGGCAATCATGTCTGAGTTCATATAACATATAACGTTTCTCAAAATTATTTGTTAGCCAAACACAAAAGCGTAATCAACACTGGTCATTGATATCAACGAACTATGTGGAGACAAAGCTGATGAGTATTGTGAATTTCGGTGTCGCCCTAAAGCCCAGTTTGGCAAATTATTTGTTGAGAAAGGCTTTAGCGAGAGGTCTAACTATACAATATTCATTATTTTGTTTCGCTGTTTACGTGTGAATTCGTTTATATGATTTATTAGGTTCATTATAAAAGTATTTTTATGATATATCACACAcactagtttatatatatatatatatatatatatatatatatatatatatatatatatatatatatatatatatatatatatatatatatatatatatatataacactgcgctagccaaggattcgaacccatgttgtactggcctgcctcatggtaaacgagaaccacatgacgctttaaaccacaggttgggcggtcctgtggtttaaagcgttatGTGGTTCTcgtttaccatgaggcaggccagtacaacatgggttcgaatcctttggCTAGcgaagtgttgttattgatcaatactactcgtccgtggttacaatatatatatatatatatatatatatatatatatatatatatatatatatatatatatatatatatataaataaaggtGGACGTTGACTTGCCTTGGGAACTTGAACTGTCCCTCGTCGCTGCCCTCTGACCCAAATGTTGTTGTAACCTTGCCATTAATGTCAAATATCTGTATGCGGTGGTTGTTGGAATCTGAGACGATAACTCGATTGGTGGAAGAGACAGCGATGTAATGTGGGTGCTCGAGCTGTCCAGGTTTGTTGCCCATTGACCCAAACTTGCCAACGAAAGACCCGTCAGACTGGAAGACTTGTACACGATGGTTCTCTTTGTCACAGACGTAGATGAATCCGAGAGCATCTGTGGTTACACCCCATGGGTAAGAAAATCGCCCATCTCCACCACCTTGGCTTCCGAAGGATCGGAGGAACATGCCAGATGGATCAAATACTTGAATCCTATGGTTGTAGCGATCGGCAATGATATACTGACCGATTCTGTTAACAGCAACTCCCGCCAGACAATCAAATTCACCTTCTGCACTTCCATAAGAGCCAAATTCTTTTATGAACTTACCTTGTTGGTCAAATACTTGCACGCGGTGGTTGCTAGAGTCAGCAACCACAATGCTGTTGTCGGGTCCAACAGCTATGCCTCTTGGCCATGTAAAATTTCCAGGTTCACTACCCCTACTCCCGATCTTAATTAAGAGGCGTTGTTTCTGCAGGTACTGGCTCCTATGTAAACTTCCGAACGGAGTAGGAACCAGTGTACCTGCTTGTGGGAAAGTAGGGGTAGCGTGCACGTTTTTTGAATCATCTTCAGAAGATTCGCCCTCTTTGGCAAGACCAAGAAGATGCGAGGACCGAGAGCGAGAGATAGCTCTAGCTCCGGCTCCTACTGTGCTGCTTGTACCAGGTCGTGAGCTGCCTAGGAGACCGCTGGTGCCACTGGCACTGCTGCCCAACCCAGTGCTAGCACTGCCAAGACCGGTACTAGTACTTCGACCAGTGCtatctcctcctgctgctccgcTTCTGTTACCATACTTATTCTTGAGGTAGCGGGCCCAGTTAGAGAGCTGGGTAGATGATGAACCACCTTCTTCACTTCCGGTACCGCTACTGCTTCCTATTCCTGACGATGTTGCACCTGAAGTAGTGCTACGTGTTGTGGTAGAAGTTTCAGGTTCTACTCGACCATAACGAGGTCGATAACTGGAGGCGGAGTTTGTGTCAGGAGTTGTCCCTTCTTCATCTTCCAGGCCTGCAGAGCTTTTGCTTCTTGCCAACCTTTGTCTTCGTTCCTTTAATTCTTCAAAGCGAGCCCGGCCAGTGCCATGTGTGGCGGCAGGAGTAGATTCATCAGTGTCATCAGGTCCTAAAACGGCCGAACTTTTTGACCGGTTAAGAAATCGGCTTTGAAAAGTTGGTTTGGTATCCTCCTCGGGTACTGCGGCCCGAGAACGGTTCAGGTACTTACTTGAGTAGGGATATTTAGACTCAAAATCATCTTCCTTTTCCTTGGCCTGAGGTTTCGGTGTGTCCAGGTACGATGGGCGCCGGTGACTGGTTGTTCCCGTGTCGGTGCTGCTGGTGTTAACGCTGGAGGTTCCATACCTgctggttggggtggtggtgctgttgccaTTGCTATTCTCACTGCTACTGCCATATCTACTTGCATAACCGGAATCATTTACACTAGAACTAGCTGGTGGGTATGAATTCCTTTCACTCCAGGTGCTCCTAGAGCTAGTAGCCGGGGCAGCTACATCGCGAGCCTGGGCACTCTTCCCCAGTAGGGGCCCAACGTCCGGACGAGAGTATTCTGATGTaggttccttctcctcctcctcctcctcttcctcagacGACTCTTCACTCTCCTCGGACTCGGAATCATCGCTgctttcttcatcttcatcttcattccCTGATTCCTTCGAGGCCTCTGCTGAAGGAGTACCGGCTCGTCCTAAAAAACGTGATTGAAAACGAGAATTACTCTGAGCGGACGTTCTAGAAGTATCAACTTTAGATGTGGACGGTTTTGTGTCTGCCTTCACGAAACGGTTTCTAAGTTCCTCGGTAGAGAAGGCTGCACCTGTCGCTTTCTTAGGGGATGCTGCCCCATCACCTGACTTGTTGCTCTCCGTGCTGTTGGAGCGAGATAAGCGGCGCTCGAAGCCTGTGGTGTCGAGGGGCCGGGGGCTTCGAGTTCCACTTGTGTTTTTATCCTTATCTTTATCCCCTACAGATGAATTAGATGAAGAACGGCTGAAGGGATAGGAGCGCTGTGCTACACTAGTCACTCCAGTATCAACACTCGTTTTGCGGGCCAGAGTAGGCCGACCAGATGTACCGTTGGCTCCAGTAATATTGGCATCTGTTCTGGAGCC is drawn from Cherax quadricarinatus isolate ZL_2023a chromosome 37, ASM3850222v1, whole genome shotgun sequence and contains these coding sequences:
- the tn gene encoding RING finger protein nhl-1, encoding MAQQLEQLLTCCICLDRFRNPKLLPCQHSVCMEPCMEGLVDYVRRQVKCPECRAEHRIPYNGVQGFPSNVTLQRFLEAHIEITGETPDPHTGQLMERCNVCNEKNYLAVCAHCEKKICEDCKAAHTDILKREIGRINNQVKRAAHRLNDQLSTVERNITALKQNTHSVSDEIENIAKRLQKSVRDRCDFLKAEVENYYNNELRNLTTLKESLDQEVSNIGANIELAEKHMDDNTPWDDAELMDTKDIFLKTMEFIRSFDYEAGDYSRRTRFNPPDDINKLATTLSTLGELTFNTPNKMSDGYNSGPSMGSGLMKSKSDHRLAAQFRDQEDGYGYSSGRTSPLMRRRFGERNVERHDEDSSADSGRRRFRSRFMRKEEDEERSVRFAEEDGVKRQRVLDTEDASRGPLSGIVRLYDSPRVMKRFQERDQLKNKKKEEPPKPVQPTLPKPPVTPVQRKTSRQTSNEDEIDKIKKQNKAADTPGATATTPTVSSSTPSTPTTPKPAGERVSSIKDDERQSRVDRTSTSPRSSVNHSPTSSMTREDDSSRRREYIGSRTDANITGANGTSGRPTLARKTSVDTGVTSVAQRSYPFSRSSSNSSVGDKDKDKNTSGTRSPRPLDTTGFERRLSRSNSTESNKSGDGAASPKKATGAAFSTEELRNRFVKADTKPSTSKVDTSRTSAQSNSRFQSRFLGRAGTPSAEASKESGNEDEDEESSDDSESEESEESSEEEEEEEEKEPTSEYSRPDVGPLLGKSAQARDVAAPATSSRSTWSERNSYPPASSSVNDSGYASRYGSSSENSNGNSTTTPTSRYGTSSVNTSSTDTGTTSHRRPSYLDTPKPQAKEKEDDFESKYPYSSKYLNRSRAAVPEEDTKPTFQSRFLNRSKSSAVLGPDDTDESTPAATHGTGRARFEELKERRQRLARSKSSAGLEDEEGTTPDTNSASSYRPRYGRVEPETSTTTRSTTSGATSSGIGSSSGTGSEEGGSSSTQLSNWARYLKNKYGNRSGAAGGDSTGRSTSTGLGSASTGLGSSASGTSGLLGSSRPGTSSTVGAGARAISRSRSSHLLGLAKEGESSEDDSKNVHATPTFPQAGTLVPTPFGSLHRSQYLQKQRLLIKIGSRGSEPGNFTWPRGIAVGPDNSIVVADSSNHRVQVFDQQGKFIKEFGSYGSAEGEFDCLAGVAVNRIGQYIIADRYNHRIQVFDPSGMFLRSFGSQGGGDGRFSYPWGVTTDALGFIYVCDKENHRVQVFQSDGSFVGKFGSMGNKPGQLEHPHYIAVSSTNRVIVSDSNNHRIQIFDINGKVTTTFGSEGSDEGQFKFPRGVAVDDQGYIFVADSGNNRIQIFHPDGSFLRAFGCWGSGEGEFKGLEGVAVMSNGNILVCDRENHRVQVF